GCAAGGTTGACGCATGATCAGCGCAAGCGCGCCTTCTACCGGCCGAGTTCGGATGAAATCCACCTGCCGCCCAGGGGGGCGTTCAGGGATTCCGGCGACTACTATGCCACGGCCCTGCACGAGCTGGGGCACTGGACCGGGCATGAATCGCGTCTGGACCGCGAGTCCGGGCCGTTCGGGTCAGAGGTCTATGCACGCGAGGAACTGCGCGCCGAAATCGGATCATGGATGCTCGGCGGGGAACTGGGACTCGGGCATGACCCGAGCCAGCACGCCGCGTATGTGGGCAGCTGGATCAAGGCTCTGGAACAGGATCCCTTTGAAATCGTCCGCGCCTGCCGGGATGCGGAGAAAATCAAGGATTACTGCATGAATCTGGAAAAGGGCAAGGCCATGGAAAAGCCGGACAGGGCAAGGGAACCGGAACGCGCGGCAAGTCCGGCGCAGGAAAAGACGTATCTCGTGGTGCCGTACGAGGAGAAGGATGCCGCGAAAAAGGCCGGCGCACGCTGGGACCGCAAGGCGCGGCTCTGGTTTGCACCGACCGGGGTGGACATGGCCGGGCTTGCGCAATGGGTGCCTGAGAAACAACCTGCGCAGTCCCCGGCCATGCCGCCGGAACGGGAGTTCGGCGAGGCGCTCCGTGAAGCCGGACTCGATCTCCAGGGGGAATTGCCCGCAATGGACGGGCAGCTTCACCGTGTGCCGCTTCTGGAGGGAAAACCCGGCTCGCGTGACGGGGCCTACGTCGGCCACCTCGACGGACATCCTGCCGGGTTCTACCAGAACCACAGGACCGGGGACAAGGGCAACTGGAAAGCCTCGGGTCACAAGCTCTCTGCCGAGGAAAAGGCAAGGCTGCGCATCGAGGCGGAACAATCCCGGCAGGCTCGCAGGGAAGCGCTGGACAAGCAGCATGAGCAGGCCTCGAAAACCGCCTATGCCCGATGGGTGAATGCCCCGGGCTGGGCGCATCAGAGTCAGCCGTACCTCGCGCGGAAGGGCGTGTTCGGCTACGGCGTCAAGGTGGACGACAAGGGGGATCTGCTCATCCCCGGCCGCGACGTGGACGGGCATATCCACACCCTGCAGACCGTGAGCAGGGACGGAAAGTTCTTCGTTCGCGGTTCCCGCAAGACCGGCACATTCCACACCATCGATCCGGCAAAAATGGAGGACGAGCGCACGCCCATTCTCATTGCCGAGGGCTATGCCACGGCCGCCAGCGTGCACATGGCCACGGGCCTGCCCGTGCACGCGGCCTTCGATGCCGGAAATCTGGAGCATGTGGCCAAGGCGCTGCAGGCCAGATACCCGGGCCGCTCCATGGTCATTCTGGCGGACAACGACCACGGCCAGCCCGGCAACCCGGGCGTGACCAAGGCCGAGGCAGCCGCGCGCGCCGTGGGCGGTCTGGTGGCCGTGCCCGAGTTCACGGCCAGCGAAAAGCTGGAAAAGCGCACCGACTTCAACGACCTGCATGCCTCGCGCGGACTGAATGCCGTGCGCAAGCAGCTGGCTCCGGTTCTGGACATGGCAAGGGACGCCATGCGCGAAGCGCCTGACATGGCAATGAACATGTGATTCAACAGGCGTTGCGGAACGACAAACAGGAGAATTCCATGAGCATCGTACGAACCTACACCGGCCGGGATCTTGATCTGGCCAACCCGGATCCGGCGCAGATCGACATCCGGGACATAGCGCATCATCTGTCCAAGCTCGACCGCTACAATGGTGCCGGCCATTTCCCGTATTCGGTCGGCCAGCACAGCCTGCTCGTGGCACAGGCGCTGCCTCGGGAATACAGGCTTCAGGGCCTGCTGCACGACGCCACCGAAGCCTATCTCGGTGACGTGGTGTCGCCGCTCAAGAGCATGCTGCCGGACTACCGCCGCATCGAGGGCAACGTGATGAAGGCCATCTGCAAGCGTTTCGAAATCACCTTCCCGCGCCCGAAGATCATCAAGAAGGCGGATCAGGCCGTCATGGCAGCGGAAATGCTTCAGGTGGTCAAATGGCCCGACCTTGCCAAGCGTCCGGAGCTGCCCCCGCCGCCCAAGGACATGGCGATCAGGCCCATGCCGTGGCAGGAGGTCAGGGATCGATTCCTGGAGCGTTTTCAGGAACTGAAGCAGGAACAGACTCAGGCCCTGGGACTCG
Above is a window of Pseudodesulfovibrio tunisiensis DNA encoding:
- a CDS encoding zincin-like metallopeptidase domain-containing protein yields the protein MTRERKPFHEQFAEQIIDQLRQGTAPWIRPWEPGEYHPPFNPVSGTVYRGINHVMLGSEDYADPRFLTLRQANANGWRIRKGSKSRPVVYWQFSRDVPAQDDKGSPVLDEDGNRQMQSVRLNRPMIRFSRVFHAADVEGIPPWDGRDISWNPDERAEAILKNSGARLTHDQRKRAFYRPSSDEIHLPPRGAFRDSGDYYATALHELGHWTGHESRLDRESGPFGSEVYAREELRAEIGSWMLGGELGLGHDPSQHAAYVGSWIKALEQDPFEIVRACRDAEKIKDYCMNLEKGKAMEKPDRAREPERAASPAQEKTYLVVPYEEKDAAKKAGARWDRKARLWFAPTGVDMAGLAQWVPEKQPAQSPAMPPEREFGEALREAGLDLQGELPAMDGQLHRVPLLEGKPGSRDGAYVGHLDGHPAGFYQNHRTGDKGNWKASGHKLSAEEKARLRIEAEQSRQARREALDKQHEQASKTAYARWVNAPGWAHQSQPYLARKGVFGYGVKVDDKGDLLIPGRDVDGHIHTLQTVSRDGKFFVRGSRKTGTFHTIDPAKMEDERTPILIAEGYATAASVHMATGLPVHAAFDAGNLEHVAKALQARYPGRSMVILADNDHGQPGNPGVTKAEAAARAVGGLVAVPEFTASEKLEKRTDFNDLHASRGLNAVRKQLAPVLDMARDAMREAPDMAMNM